ATGGCAATTTGCCAGAAGTATGACATTGATCCAAATACTGTCATGCATCCGATGAAGATGTCATGGGAAGAAGAATCCCTAAGCAGTAATAAGCCCAAAGGTAATGCTTTAATCGTGCCTGTCCCTAACAATCTCGATTCACCCCAAAAAGGCTTGATGTTGACCAAACAAGGTAAGGGTGTCTATGAGCTTGGTGCAGATGAAGCTCTCACAATTCATACAGTGACTGCTCAAAATGTGATCGAAGAGCGCATTTGGTATGGAAATCCTAACTTAAGATTTCGCGTGGCAACATTGTTACAGGGCGATCTTGCTAGCGATCGCTGCGTCCAATCTTCTAAGTTTTATTCGGAAATTCGCAGTATTCCACCAAAGGCATAAAATATAGCTGTAGTCACTTGTATTAGTACAAATCAAAACCCAGTAATAGAATGGCGGCGCGAAGCGCCGCCATTCTATTACTGGGTTTTGCCGCATTTACTTTATGTCTTTAAGAGATGTGATACTAATGTCCAGACTTCTAAGCCGATAAAACCTGCTAAAAAGAT
This genomic stretch from Pseudanabaena galeata CCNP1313 harbors:
- a CDS encoding phycobiliprotein lyase — encoded protein: MDIHQFLELFVGRWRSQRSDHQFSKGNGSDTRSVIEITALNVDDPELMAICQKYDIDPNTVMHPMKMSWEEESLSSNKPKGNALIVPVPNNLDSPQKGLMLTKQGKGVYELGADEALTIHTVTAQNVIEERIWYGNPNLRFRVATLLQGDLASDRCVQSSKFYSEIRSIPPKA